A portion of the Esox lucius isolate fEsoLuc1 chromosome 20, fEsoLuc1.pri, whole genome shotgun sequence genome contains these proteins:
- the LOC105009362 gene encoding endonuclease domain-containing 1 protein isoform X1, translating into MLLLQCCPAGVSAAGWVLLTLGLSLPATPLTELDPGFSICRQSFYRQTPPLGLSGGDGALLAPLCNKLPGGQLFATLYHPTCDAAVYSGFLVSQGWGETGEEVGTEKEEEDDEKKSLPKVMTPALFRGATEEFHPAPDSPFHQWDAVVAELIRSSVLPQCGSTGGQLYILTGATGLGPEVEEVGDEGCETGVLWSAVCCAGPEGQSGFSLGVVREPGGQDERVVGVKELEDIIGVTDLFSEGCLGTDRDKEGDMVTLLSEAMVGIAATRTVTTEEVEVGEEEAAEPLISPSVDNATLSSESDMESTNSTLLYVLISSVSLLSAPLCHVVSTLSRIPGQVTYVVQEDMVVLCALPGDTLRVFYNMVSDLVSGVGSVTALVVGVGEMCFSILYSITAPLVGTLLTSCQDGVTGVGTLVWDGVGIFQGLMDSAWWASGVVGDQAWEQVGGYVGVVGSEIGKQLNEMGGGLGKLAWKCGNGMGNVKRMVEWLVVGSMETVVDNVMEAFGQNQN; encoded by the exons ATGCTGCTGCTGCAGTGCTGTCCTGCTGGTGTCAGTGCTGCGGGTTGGGTTTTGCTGACTCTGGGGCTGTCTCTACCGGCCACGCCACTGACAGAACTAGACCCAGGCTTCTCCATCTGCAGACAGAGCTTCTACAGACAGACCCCCCCTCTGGGCCTCTCCGGGGGCGACGGGGCACTACTGGCCCCCCTCTGTAACAAGCTACCGGGGGGACAGTTGTTTGCCACGCTCTACCACCCGACCTGTGACGCAGCTGTGTACTCGGGCTTCCTTGTCAGCCAAGGATGGGGGGAGACGGGGGAAGAGGTGGGG acagagaaggaggaagaggatgacgaGAAGAAGAGTCTCCCCAAAGTGATGACTCCAGCCCTGTTCAGAGGGGCCACAGAGGAATTTCATCCTGCCCCCGACTCTCCGTTCCACCAATGGGACGCTGTGGTCGCAGAGCTGATCCGGAGCAGTGTCCTGCCCCAGTGTGGCTCCACAGGGGGCCAGCTCTATATCCTGACAGGGGCCACAGGACTGGGGCCTGAGGTGGAGGAGGTTGGGGATGAGGGCTGTGAGACTGGGGTGCTGTGGTCCGCGGTGTGCTGTGCTGGCCCAGAGGGACAGAGCGGGTTCAGCCTGGGGGTAGTTAGAGAGCCCGGAGGACAAGATGAGAGGGTGGTGGGGGTTAAAGAGCTGGAAGACATTATTGGGGTGACGGATCTATTTTCAGAGGGTTGCTTGGGAACAGATAGGGACAAAGAGGGGGACATGGTGACATTGCTCAGCGAGGCGATGGTCGGTATTGCAGCCACGAGGACCGTGACCACGGAAGAAGTTGAGGTGGGGGAAGAGGAGGCTGCAGAACCACTCATTAGTCCCTCAGTAGACAATGCCACTCTCTCCTCTGAGTCAGACATGGAGTCAACCAACAGTACTCTGCTGTATGTCCTCATATCCTCTGTCTCGCTGCTCAGCGCTCCACTGTGTCATGTAGTCTCCACCCTCAGCAGGATCCCTGGACAG GTTACCTATGTCGTTCAGGAGGACATGGTGGTCCTGTGTGCTCTGCCTGGTGACACCCTCAGAGTGTTCTACAACATGGTGTCTGACCTGGTGTCTGGGGTTGGCTCAGTCACAGCCCTGGTAGTTGGGGTGGGGGAGATGTGCTTCTCCATCCTGTACTCCATTACAGCCCCTCTGGTGGGCACCCTGCTAACCAGCTGCCAGGACGGGGTCACTGGGGTGGGCACTCTGGTCTGGGATGGTGTGGGCATATTCCAGGGGCTCATGGACAGTGCCTGGTGGGCATCTGGGGTGGTTGGGGACCAGGCGTGGGAGCAAGTTGGGGGGTatgtgggggtggtggggtcTGAAATTGGGAAGCAGCTGAATGAGATGGGTGGGGGACTGGGGAAACTGGCATGGAAATGTGGGAATGGGATGGGGAATGTAAAGAGGATGGTTGAATGGCTGGTGGTAGGAAGCATGGAAACAGTTGTGGACAATGTTATGGAAGCCTTTGGGCAGAACCAGAACTGA
- the LOC105009362 gene encoding endonuclease domain-containing 1 protein isoform X2 codes for MLLLQCCPAGVSAAGWVLLTLGLSLPATPLTELDPGFSICRQSFYRQTPPLGLSGGDGALLAPLCNKLPGGQLFATLYHPTCDAAVYSGFLVSQGWGETGEETEKEEEDDEKKSLPKVMTPALFRGATEEFHPAPDSPFHQWDAVVAELIRSSVLPQCGSTGGQLYILTGATGLGPEVEEVGDEGCETGVLWSAVCCAGPEGQSGFSLGVVREPGGQDERVVGVKELEDIIGVTDLFSEGCLGTDRDKEGDMVTLLSEAMVGIAATRTVTTEEVEVGEEEAAEPLISPSVDNATLSSESDMESTNSTLLYVLISSVSLLSAPLCHVVSTLSRIPGQVTYVVQEDMVVLCALPGDTLRVFYNMVSDLVSGVGSVTALVVGVGEMCFSILYSITAPLVGTLLTSCQDGVTGVGTLVWDGVGIFQGLMDSAWWASGVVGDQAWEQVGGYVGVVGSEIGKQLNEMGGGLGKLAWKCGNGMGNVKRMVEWLVVGSMETVVDNVMEAFGQNQN; via the exons ATGCTGCTGCTGCAGTGCTGTCCTGCTGGTGTCAGTGCTGCGGGTTGGGTTTTGCTGACTCTGGGGCTGTCTCTACCGGCCACGCCACTGACAGAACTAGACCCAGGCTTCTCCATCTGCAGACAGAGCTTCTACAGACAGACCCCCCCTCTGGGCCTCTCCGGGGGCGACGGGGCACTACTGGCCCCCCTCTGTAACAAGCTACCGGGGGGACAGTTGTTTGCCACGCTCTACCACCCGACCTGTGACGCAGCTGTGTACTCGGGCTTCCTTGTCAGCCAAGGATGGGGGGAGACGGGGGAAGAG acagagaaggaggaagaggatgacgaGAAGAAGAGTCTCCCCAAAGTGATGACTCCAGCCCTGTTCAGAGGGGCCACAGAGGAATTTCATCCTGCCCCCGACTCTCCGTTCCACCAATGGGACGCTGTGGTCGCAGAGCTGATCCGGAGCAGTGTCCTGCCCCAGTGTGGCTCCACAGGGGGCCAGCTCTATATCCTGACAGGGGCCACAGGACTGGGGCCTGAGGTGGAGGAGGTTGGGGATGAGGGCTGTGAGACTGGGGTGCTGTGGTCCGCGGTGTGCTGTGCTGGCCCAGAGGGACAGAGCGGGTTCAGCCTGGGGGTAGTTAGAGAGCCCGGAGGACAAGATGAGAGGGTGGTGGGGGTTAAAGAGCTGGAAGACATTATTGGGGTGACGGATCTATTTTCAGAGGGTTGCTTGGGAACAGATAGGGACAAAGAGGGGGACATGGTGACATTGCTCAGCGAGGCGATGGTCGGTATTGCAGCCACGAGGACCGTGACCACGGAAGAAGTTGAGGTGGGGGAAGAGGAGGCTGCAGAACCACTCATTAGTCCCTCAGTAGACAATGCCACTCTCTCCTCTGAGTCAGACATGGAGTCAACCAACAGTACTCTGCTGTATGTCCTCATATCCTCTGTCTCGCTGCTCAGCGCTCCACTGTGTCATGTAGTCTCCACCCTCAGCAGGATCCCTGGACAG GTTACCTATGTCGTTCAGGAGGACATGGTGGTCCTGTGTGCTCTGCCTGGTGACACCCTCAGAGTGTTCTACAACATGGTGTCTGACCTGGTGTCTGGGGTTGGCTCAGTCACAGCCCTGGTAGTTGGGGTGGGGGAGATGTGCTTCTCCATCCTGTACTCCATTACAGCCCCTCTGGTGGGCACCCTGCTAACCAGCTGCCAGGACGGGGTCACTGGGGTGGGCACTCTGGTCTGGGATGGTGTGGGCATATTCCAGGGGCTCATGGACAGTGCCTGGTGGGCATCTGGGGTGGTTGGGGACCAGGCGTGGGAGCAAGTTGGGGGGTatgtgggggtggtggggtcTGAAATTGGGAAGCAGCTGAATGAGATGGGTGGGGGACTGGGGAAACTGGCATGGAAATGTGGGAATGGGATGGGGAATGTAAAGAGGATGGTTGAATGGCTGGTGGTAGGAAGCATGGAAACAGTTGTGGACAATGTTATGGAAGCCTTTGGGCAGAACCAGAACTGA
- the ino80e gene encoding INO80 complex subunit E isoform X2 translates to MNGQADIEMDYKRKYKNLKRKLKFLVYEQECFQEELRRSQRKLLKVSRDKSFLLDRLLQYERVDEDSSDSEATASSENSEGEGPRERERDGTRKRSSPGLGLPSSLSPHLSLLARSGVNPLQSSGGSPYLNTLPFPPEYLAPPADSMKKERKTKAPKHKKETSGKVVAPLASNYPAGPAAPPTSSSYNWVPRQMLSGDAAEEEGESEGDSDRGDDDRGEGEEAELVIDIPNE, encoded by the exons ATGAATGGTCAAGCTGATATAGAAATGGACTACAAGAGGAAATACAAAAATCTTAAACGCAAATTAAAATTCCTGGTTTAC GAGCAGGAGTGTTTTCAGGAGGAGCTACGAAGATCCCAGAGGAAACTGCTCAAAGTATCCAGAGATAAAAG TTTTCTTCTGGACCGACTGTTACAATATGAGCGGGTGGATGAGGACTCTTCAG ATTCTGAGGCCACAGCCTCCTCTGAGAACAGTGAAGGTGAAGGGCCccgggagagagaaagagatggcaCAAGGAA AAGGAGTAGCCCAGGTCTGGGCCTTCCTTCATCCTTGTCCCCCCATCTGTCCCTCCTGGCCCGTTCTGGAGTGAACCCTCTGCAGTCTTCTGGCGGTAGCCCCTACCTCAACACT TTGCCCTTCCCACCGGAGTATCTGGCTCCACCAGCTGACAGcatgaagaaagagagaaagacaaaggcaCCAAAACACAAGAAAGAGACATCGGGgaag GTGGTGGCCCCTCTGGCATCCAACTACCCAGCAGGCCCGGCGGCCCCTCCCACCTCCAGCTCCTACAACTGGGTGCCTAGGCAGATGCTGAGTGGAGACGCTgcggaggaggagggggagagtgagggagactCCGACAGAGGAGACGATGacaggggggagggagaagaggctGAACTTGTTATCGATATCCCCAACgagtag
- the ino80e gene encoding INO80 complex subunit E isoform X3, with the protein MNGQADIEMDYKRKYKNLKRKLKFLVYEQECFQEELRRSQRKLLKVSRDKSFLLDRLLQYERVDEDSSDSEATASSENSEGEGPRERERDGTRKRRSSPGLGLPSSLSPHLSLLARSGVNPLQSSGGSPYLNTVVAPLASNYPAGPAAPPTSSSYNWVPRQMLSGDAAEEEGESEGDSDRGDDDRGEGEEAELVIDIPNE; encoded by the exons ATGAATGGTCAAGCTGATATAGAAATGGACTACAAGAGGAAATACAAAAATCTTAAACGCAAATTAAAATTCCTGGTTTAC GAGCAGGAGTGTTTTCAGGAGGAGCTACGAAGATCCCAGAGGAAACTGCTCAAAGTATCCAGAGATAAAAG TTTTCTTCTGGACCGACTGTTACAATATGAGCGGGTGGATGAGGACTCTTCAG ATTCTGAGGCCACAGCCTCCTCTGAGAACAGTGAAGGTGAAGGGCCccgggagagagaaagagatggcaCAAGGAA AAGAAGGAGTAGCCCAGGTCTGGGCCTTCCTTCATCCTTGTCCCCCCATCTGTCCCTCCTGGCCCGTTCTGGAGTGAACCCTCTGCAGTCTTCTGGCGGTAGCCCCTACCTCAACACT GTGGTGGCCCCTCTGGCATCCAACTACCCAGCAGGCCCGGCGGCCCCTCCCACCTCCAGCTCCTACAACTGGGTGCCTAGGCAGATGCTGAGTGGAGACGCTgcggaggaggagggggagagtgagggagactCCGACAGAGGAGACGATGacaggggggagggagaagaggctGAACTTGTTATCGATATCCCCAACgagtag
- the ino80e gene encoding INO80 complex subunit E isoform X1, protein MNGQADIEMDYKRKYKNLKRKLKFLVYEQECFQEELRRSQRKLLKVSRDKSFLLDRLLQYERVDEDSSDSEATASSENSEGEGPRERERDGTRKRRSSPGLGLPSSLSPHLSLLARSGVNPLQSSGGSPYLNTLPFPPEYLAPPADSMKKERKTKAPKHKKETSGKVVAPLASNYPAGPAAPPTSSSYNWVPRQMLSGDAAEEEGESEGDSDRGDDDRGEGEEAELVIDIPNE, encoded by the exons ATGAATGGTCAAGCTGATATAGAAATGGACTACAAGAGGAAATACAAAAATCTTAAACGCAAATTAAAATTCCTGGTTTAC GAGCAGGAGTGTTTTCAGGAGGAGCTACGAAGATCCCAGAGGAAACTGCTCAAAGTATCCAGAGATAAAAG TTTTCTTCTGGACCGACTGTTACAATATGAGCGGGTGGATGAGGACTCTTCAG ATTCTGAGGCCACAGCCTCCTCTGAGAACAGTGAAGGTGAAGGGCCccgggagagagaaagagatggcaCAAGGAA AAGAAGGAGTAGCCCAGGTCTGGGCCTTCCTTCATCCTTGTCCCCCCATCTGTCCCTCCTGGCCCGTTCTGGAGTGAACCCTCTGCAGTCTTCTGGCGGTAGCCCCTACCTCAACACT TTGCCCTTCCCACCGGAGTATCTGGCTCCACCAGCTGACAGcatgaagaaagagagaaagacaaaggcaCCAAAACACAAGAAAGAGACATCGGGgaag GTGGTGGCCCCTCTGGCATCCAACTACCCAGCAGGCCCGGCGGCCCCTCCCACCTCCAGCTCCTACAACTGGGTGCCTAGGCAGATGCTGAGTGGAGACGCTgcggaggaggagggggagagtgagggagactCCGACAGAGGAGACGATGacaggggggagggagaagaggctGAACTTGTTATCGATATCCCCAACgagtag
- the si:ch73-54f23.4 gene encoding zinc-binding protein A33: MYKSPIKDPNNNCNKSLLSDFKEKLIQAIKRIKHEVDECCEAESQTYLQSIHVESSFDGLEREIQAEFQNLHRFLHEEESRDLQRLKKEREKRVKMLRERERKIALQGRDLERAIATLNSTLAAEDSPTLLKEIQDLLKRSNVAFIPPPYMGVEVRSGQFVGPIQYRIWKHMKTCLYPNITEVTFDPETAHPLLTLSPSCTSVWFEENKVICAASKEEDAPSPRRFHYYYSVLGREGFLTGRHYWEVEVGRKTAWRVGVAREDVHRGEMDSCGTSSGLWTLSLKGGAVLACTEPKPTKITVSIRPVRIGVFLDCEKEEVAFYNAVTMTPLYTFFMGVVPVPLIPFYNPCDSDDGKNLDPLNLFRPSL, translated from the exons ATGTACAAAAGTCCTATAAAAGACCCAAACAACAACTGCAATAAAAGCCTTCTCTCTGACTTTAAG GAGAAGCTGATCCAGGCTATTAAAAGAATTAAGCATGAGGTAGATGAATGCTGTGAGGCAGAGAGCCAGACGTACTTACAGTCCATTCATGTAGAG AGTTCTTTTGATGGTCTGGAACGGGAGATCCAAGCAGAGTTCCAGAACCTCCACCGCTTCCTCCATGAGGAGGAGAGCAGGGACCTGCAGAGACTGAAGAAGGAAAGGGAGAAAAGGGTGAAGatgttgagggagagagagaggaagattgCCTTGCAGGGGAGGGATCTGGAGAGAGCCATCGCCACACTGAACAGCACTCTGGCCGCGGAGGACAGTCCCACACTGCTCAAA GAGATTCAGGACCTCTTGAAAAG ATCTAATGTGGCCTTCATCCCACCTCCGTACATGGGCGTGGAGGTAAGGTCTGGACAGTTTGTGGGGCCCATCCAATACAGGATATGGAAACATATGAAGACCTGCCTCTACCCAA ACATCACTGAAGTGACCTTTGACCCAGAGACAGCCCAccccctcctcaccctctcccccagTTGCACCTCTGTGTGGTTCGAGGAGAACAAAGTGATCTGTGCGGCCTCAAAGGAGGAGGACGCGCCCAGCCCCCGTCGCTTCCACTACTACTACAGTGTTCTGGGCCGAGAAGGCTTCCTCACCGGACGACATTACTGGGAAGTGGAGGTCGGCCGTAAGACGGCGTGGCGGGTGGGGGTGGCCAGGGAGGACGTCCACAGAGGGGAGATGGACTCCTGCGGCACCAGCAGCGGTCTCTGGACCCTTTCCCTTAAGGGAGGGGCCGTCCTGGCCTGTACCGAGCCCAAACCCACCAAGATCACAGTGTCCATCAGGCCGGTCCGGATCGGAGTCTTCCTGGACTGTGAGAAGGAGGAAGTGGCATTCTATAATGCGGTTACCATGACACCGCTGTACACCTTCTTCATGGGGGTGGTTCCGGTTCCTCTGATCCCGTTCTACAACCCGTGTGATTCAGACGACGGGAAGAACTTGGATCCACTGAATCTCTTCCGGCCCTCGCTATGA